Within Pseudomonas cichorii, the genomic segment AAATACAGCAACAGCACAATGATCGCGCCGATGCTGCCGTACATGGCGTTGTAGTCGGCAAAAGTCTTCACATAGAAGCCAAAGCCCAGCGACGCGATGATCCACACCACCACGGCCAGTACGGAACCGGGAGTGATGAAGCGGAACTCCTGCTTCACGTCAGGCATGACGTAATAGATCAAGGCCACGGCAATCATCAGCAGCAGGATGATCATCGGCCAGCGCAGGACGGTCCAGAGCGTGACGATGAATTCCTCCATGCCGATCTGCGAAGCGAACCAGCTCATGACCTGCGGGCCGACCACCATGAACCCTGCAGCAGCCAGCAACATGCCAGCGATGCCCACGGTGTAGAGGATCGATAACGGAAAACGCTTCCAGATAGGCCGCCCTTCAACGACGTCGTAGGCCGCGTTCATGGCGCTCATCATCAGGCGCACGCCTGCCGACGCAGTCCATAACGCAACAACGATACCGATGGACAGCAAGCCGCCCTTGGATTGTTGCAACTGATCGATTACCGGGTTGACCTGCTCCAGCGCCTGAGGTGGCAGAACCAGCTCAGACTGAAGACGCAGCCAGGAGAAGAAGTCCGGCAGGTGCAGGAAACCGATCAGGGCAATCAGAAACAACAGGAACGGAAACAGCGAAAACAGCATCTGGTAGGCCAGTGCCGATGCGTAGGTAGACATCTCGTCATCGAGAAACTCAGTGACGGTACGAACCATCACTTTGCCCAGTGGCAACTGACGCATGTGAGGAAAGATCATGGCGTCTCCTTGCGCTAAAAACCCGAATACATTACATCGCCCGACCGACAAACGCTGCGATTATGCGGCTGCCCATATGCCAGTAGCATTGCACTGGCGTCAAATGGACTGGGCGAGTTGTAAAAGGTTTCAAGGCCATGATGGATAAAGGCCACCTAGGCGATGACCTTTATCCGTTCTCCTTCAGGGCTACGCCTTGTCTACACCCTTTTTCAGTACTTCCTTGGTTTTACCTTTGGCTTGCTGGGCTTCGCCCTTGAGTTCCTGCGCCTTGCCTTCGGCCTTCAACCTGTTGTTGTCGGTCGCCTTGCCGATGCCTTGCTTGACGTTACCAGCCACTTCATTAGCTTTGCCTTTGATTTTGTCGCCAGTACTGCTCATGACGTTTCTCCCGGGTCTTGAAGACCGTTCTGAAATCAAATGTCGTAACCTCGACAAGAAAATTGACCGGAGGCCGTCGCGCAGAGTTTCAATTATTTTCTGACCAAAGCATGCCGTTCGTCCGCTGATGGGCAGGCCTTGTTTACGGTGTTTGTGCGAGAATGCGCGTCGCAGTCAGTCTGTGCCCGGCACACTGAACAAACCGATTCACAGGAACGTTATGAAACTCGATAAAAAGCTGGCCATCGCACGCAGGAACCAGGATCTGGGCGGCGCAGTGCTGGGCATCAACAACACCCATTTCGCCATTCTGGACACCAAGCGCAACATCTGGTGGTTCGACCTGCCTGTGACACGCCTGCAAGTGGGCCAGTACGAGTGGCTGCACCTGCTGCTGCACACCCCGGCGACCGATCAGTTGCTGCACCTGAAGGTGACCACCGTCTTCATGCGTGATCACATGGAAGGCCTGGAAGTGCGCAACGCTGGCAAACGCAAGCCGACCGTGAGCCTGGAACTGAGCGCCGACAAGGACTCGTTCCTCAAAGACATGCGCCCCAAGGGCAGCAACCTGAGCTTTGCGGGTTTTCTGCAGAAGTAAGACGTTCAGGCCAGGCGGCGTGTCGCCAGATACCCCGCCGTTGCGGCCAGGGCTGAAACCACAGTCCCCCAGGCCAGATCGACAAGGGCCAACTGGGCAGGCCAGCCTTGCAAGGTCGCCCAGTTGGTCAGATCGTAAGTGCCATAGGCGATCAGCCCCAACAGCCCGCCATAGAGGGTTGCATGCCCCGTGCGCTGCACCTTGAGCGCGGGCAGGACCGCAAATATCACCAGCCCCGCCCCATACAGCAGATAGAACACCACTGCAGGCCCGAGCAGTGGCGTGGCCAGCATCAGCGACCCGAGCCAGTCACGATAGGTCGAGCCCATGAGCAATCCCAGCCAGACACCGTCCAGGATCAGAAAAGCCAGAAGCGTACCGAAGTAAGCCGTGAGGATTTTTTTCATGGGCGCACCCTGTATCAGGTCAGTTCGATACGGTCAGGGTGAATCACAATCTGACCTTGTTTATACAAGGCACCAATCGCTTTCTTGAAGTTCCCTTTGCTGACACCGAACAGACCGCTGATGACCTGTGGATCACTCTTGTCGCTGACCGGCAGCACGCCGTTGTTCTCACGCAATTTGGCGAGGATCTTGGCGTTCAGGCTGTCAGCGGCTTCGGCACCCACGGGCTGCAGGCTCAGGCTGATATTGCCATCGGAGCGAACTTCCTTGATGAAGCCTTTTTCCTGTTTGCCGGGGCGCAGGAACTTGAACACTTCGTTCTTGTGGATCAGGCCCCAGTGCTTGTTGTTGATGATCGCCTTGAAGCCCATGTCGGTGGCTTCGGCAACCAGCAGGTCGACTTCCTGACCAGCGCTGTAATGGGCAGGCGTCTTGTCCAGGTAGCGATCCAGGCGTGCAGTGGCGGTGATGCGCCGCGTTTTCTTGTCCAGATAGACATGAACCACGCAATAATCTCCAGCCTGCAGGGTGCGCTTTTCTTCGGAGTACGGCAGCAGCAGGTCCTTGGGCAGCCCCCAGTCCAGGAACACGCCGATGCTGTTGACCTCGACCACCTTGAGGCTGGCGAACTCACCGACCTGAACCTTGGGTTTTTCAGTGGTGGCGAGCAGCTTGTCTTCGCTGTCCAGATAGACGAAAACGTTGAGCCAGTCTTCATCTTCGCAAGGAATATCCTTGGGGATATACCGATTGGGCAGCAGGATTTCGCCATCAGGCCCACCGTCCAGGTACAGGCCGAAGTTAGTGTGCTTGACCACTTGCAAGCTGTTGTAACGCCCGATTAAAGCCATTTGCAGATACCCTCATTACGTGGGCGGCATTCTACCCGACTTTGCGTCTGCATTCGCGCTGCACACGGCATGCGCTGCATGGCCGGGCCCCGCTCGTCAGTTGCCATGGTCAGCAGAAACTTTCGGCATCCATCGCGCCCCACCCCAACTCTTCATTAAAAACAGCCAGTTAAGCGCGCCATGACACGTTTCGATGCTTGTCGAGCCCGTCCGCTCATGCCACTCAAGCCCCAGATAAGCCAGCAGGAACCCGCCATTTCCTGTACGATGGCTGGCCGTACGAAGTTTATGAAGGTTATGGCAGTCATGCGTATCAAGGCATCCCACACCAAAGCAAAACCAGCTCCAGCCGTTGAAACGAGCGATTCGATCAATGCGCAGATCGCAGCTTTCCTCAAGTCCGGCGGCGAAATCCAGCAAATCGCCAAAGGCGTGAGCGGCCAGACCTTTACCCCGTCCAAGCACATCAACCTCGGCAAGAAGTAATTCTCCCCGACTGCTTTGCGGTTTCTATGCGCCTTGCCAAAA encodes:
- a CDS encoding CvfB family protein: MALIGRYNSLQVVKHTNFGLYLDGGPDGEILLPNRYIPKDIPCEDEDWLNVFVYLDSEDKLLATTEKPKVQVGEFASLKVVEVNSIGVFLDWGLPKDLLLPYSEEKRTLQAGDYCVVHVYLDKKTRRITATARLDRYLDKTPAHYSAGQEVDLLVAEATDMGFKAIINNKHWGLIHKNEVFKFLRPGKQEKGFIKEVRSDGNISLSLQPVGAEAADSLNAKILAKLRENNGVLPVSDKSDPQVISGLFGVSKGNFKKAIGALYKQGQIVIHPDRIELT
- a CDS encoding CsbD family protein, whose amino-acid sequence is MSSTGDKIKGKANEVAGNVKQGIGKATDNNRLKAEGKAQELKGEAQQAKGKTKEVLKKGVDKA
- a CDS encoding DUF2177 family protein; amino-acid sequence: MKKILTAYFGTLLAFLILDGVWLGLLMGSTYRDWLGSLMLATPLLGPAVVFYLLYGAGLVIFAVLPALKVQRTGHATLYGGLLGLIAYGTYDLTNWATLQGWPAQLALVDLAWGTVVSALAATAGYLATRRLA
- a CDS encoding YihY/virulence factor BrkB family protein, encoding MIFPHMRQLPLGKVMVRTVTEFLDDEMSTYASALAYQMLFSLFPFLLFLIALIGFLHLPDFFSWLRLQSELVLPPQALEQVNPVIDQLQQSKGGLLSIGIVVALWTASAGVRLMMSAMNAAYDVVEGRPIWKRFPLSILYTVGIAGMLLAAAGFMVVGPQVMSWFASQIGMEEFIVTLWTVLRWPMIILLLMIAVALIYYVMPDVKQEFRFITPGSVLAVVVWIIASLGFGFYVKTFADYNAMYGSIGAIIVLLLYFYISAAVLLLGAEMNAVIEHMSQEGKDAGEKEAGDNGVHSTTKQHVSGLGRDHSVHGTLKADES